The Paraburkholderia sabiae genome includes a region encoding these proteins:
- the narL gene encoding two-component system response regulator NarL produces the protein MVPHTVLLIDDHALFRKGVAQLIQMNPAFEVTGEATSGQDGIDMAVRLKPDVVLIDLNMPRMNGIETLEGMRQAGVDARFIMLTVSDNERDVVAALRAGAHGYLLKDMDPEDLCVSLQKALKGTAVLSESVTGSLVHALSGGQRIPAAQNDLTAREVEVFDYLVAGLCNKAIARKLDISVGTVKVHVKHVLRKLDLHSRLEAVLWQQEHGSRSHH, from the coding sequence ATGGTCCCTCACACAGTACTTCTGATCGACGATCACGCGTTGTTTCGCAAGGGCGTCGCGCAACTGATCCAGATGAACCCGGCCTTCGAGGTCACGGGTGAAGCCACCTCGGGTCAGGATGGCATCGACATGGCCGTGCGACTCAAGCCGGACGTCGTCCTGATCGACCTGAACATGCCGCGCATGAACGGCATCGAGACGCTCGAAGGCATGCGCCAGGCGGGCGTCGACGCGCGCTTCATCATGCTGACGGTGTCGGACAACGAGCGCGACGTGGTTGCCGCCTTGCGCGCGGGCGCACACGGGTATCTGCTGAAGGATATGGACCCCGAGGATCTGTGCGTGTCGCTGCAGAAGGCGCTCAAGGGCACGGCCGTGCTGAGCGAATCCGTCACGGGCAGTCTCGTTCACGCGCTCTCGGGCGGCCAGCGCATTCCCGCTGCACAGAACGATCTGACGGCGCGCGAAGTCGAGGTGTTCGACTATCTGGTGGCGGGCCTGTGCAACAAGGCCATCGCGCGCAAGCTCGATATCAGCGTGGGCACGGTCAAGGTGCACGTCAAGCACGTGCTGCGCAAGCTCGATCTCCACTCGCGACTCGAAGCCGTGCTGTGGCAGCAGGAACACGGCTCGCGCTCACATCACTGA
- a CDS encoding electron transfer flavoprotein subunit alpha/FixB family protein translates to MSGILVIAEHRQGQLRPVSTELIGAAREAGGERVTVAVLGATPAAFVDALKLAGVDEIVTVQTANDAFDPDTYQAVTQALIEARQPSLVLLPHTIDTLGYAAPLAVKGNYGFTTDAFGLARDGEGWIATRSGYGQKVNMEIEFPERTTVVVTVRPGAFKAPDAAGTPEISTFDAPAVTPRSAHVSFEEPAASGDVDIVGADFIMSIGRGIGEETNVEQFRELAGSLGATLGCSRPIADSGWLPKAHQVGQSGKTAAACKLYIAMGISGSVQHMAGMKHVENIIAVNTDPEASIFSIAKYGIVGDIFDIAEELRGHF, encoded by the coding sequence ATGAGCGGGATTCTGGTTATTGCTGAACATCGTCAGGGGCAACTGCGCCCTGTGAGCACCGAACTGATCGGCGCGGCGCGCGAAGCGGGCGGCGAGCGCGTGACGGTCGCCGTGCTGGGCGCAACGCCCGCTGCATTCGTCGATGCACTCAAGCTGGCGGGTGTCGACGAAATCGTCACCGTGCAGACCGCGAACGATGCGTTCGATCCCGACACGTATCAGGCGGTGACGCAGGCGCTGATCGAAGCGCGCCAGCCTTCGCTCGTCCTGCTGCCGCATACGATCGACACGCTCGGTTACGCCGCGCCGCTCGCGGTCAAGGGGAACTACGGCTTCACCACCGACGCGTTCGGGCTCGCGCGCGACGGCGAAGGCTGGATCGCCACGCGCTCGGGCTACGGGCAGAAGGTCAACATGGAGATCGAGTTTCCGGAGCGCACGACCGTCGTCGTCACCGTGCGGCCGGGCGCATTCAAGGCGCCCGACGCGGCGGGCACGCCTGAAATCAGCACGTTCGACGCCCCCGCCGTGACGCCGCGCAGCGCTCACGTGTCGTTCGAAGAACCCGCTGCGAGCGGCGACGTGGATATTGTCGGCGCGGACTTCATCATGTCGATCGGCCGTGGCATCGGCGAGGAAACCAATGTCGAGCAGTTCCGCGAACTCGCCGGCTCGCTCGGCGCGACGCTCGGCTGCTCGCGTCCCATCGCGGACTCGGGCTGGCTGCCGAAGGCGCATCAGGTCGGCCAGTCCGGCAAGACGGCAGCCGCCTGCAAGCTGTACATCGCCATGGGCATTTCGGGCTCGGTCCAGCACATGGCGGGCATGAAGCACGTCGAGAACATCATCGCCGTGAACACCGATCCCGAGGCGTCGATCTTCTCGATCGCGAAGTACGGCATCGTCGGCGACATCTTCGACATTGCGGAAGAGCTTCGCGGCCACTTCTGA
- a CDS encoding heterodisulfide reductase-related iron-sulfur binding cluster, whose amino-acid sequence MSSAANFDPVNVTRILFEGFPTFAIVLFYLAGVGAMAAFAWGVYIQVRKYRRGKPVAGPIDLRKQIGAMVQVVLSHRTIARRDPAAGRAHRFIFYGFAVLFLGTATVTVDYDITARFLGFHFWNGNFYLFFKLAMNLAGLSLVGGLIYMMVRRGWIKPPKLDYARPDRKPGDPDYDRSGYRREDWAFLWSLVLIGITGFVLSGLRLVWLQDRAVVWDTRWWSPVAALLAEILRGAGLTASAAYVLRTGLWWFHGALALTFIALIPYTKVKHIFTASGSLLMRDPLAAQRLPKVDADAPRAGYKTITDFTWKHLLNLDACTKCGRCHEACPARAVGAPLSPRDVILSLREFANDALEKNTLPEEVKLDVHGKDIGQVFMETVWSCRTCMACVEICPVAVEHVPIIVQLRRNLVEDGQMEPQVQKTLQAIHKNGNSFNESKRKRAAWTKSLPFPIKDARKEPVDLLWFVGDYASFDPRNQRVTQTFATLLHDMDVDFGLLFEGEANAGNDVRRVGEEGLYEVLATQNIATLGSSQFRRIVTTDPHSYNTIRNEYPDFGGHFEIEHYTSLVARMLADGRLRPKRKLGYRVTFHDPCHLGRFNKGYDAPRQIIEALGCELVDMKRSRDNSFCCGAGGGRIWMNDPVGQEKPSQNRMKEAAGIEGLEVFVVSCPKDLTMFEDALKTSGYEGRFVVRELIELIAESLVDVDGDAPPADDVRVTADA is encoded by the coding sequence ATGTCGAGCGCAGCGAACTTCGACCCCGTCAACGTCACCCGGATCCTCTTCGAGGGCTTCCCCACGTTCGCGATCGTACTGTTCTATCTGGCAGGCGTCGGCGCGATGGCCGCGTTCGCGTGGGGCGTCTACATTCAGGTGCGCAAGTACCGGCGCGGCAAGCCCGTGGCGGGCCCGATCGATCTGCGCAAGCAAATCGGCGCGATGGTGCAGGTCGTGCTGAGCCATCGCACGATCGCGCGTCGCGATCCGGCCGCCGGTCGCGCGCACCGCTTCATTTTCTATGGCTTCGCAGTGCTGTTCCTCGGCACGGCGACCGTCACCGTCGACTACGACATCACCGCGCGCTTTCTCGGCTTCCACTTCTGGAACGGCAACTTCTATCTGTTCTTCAAGCTGGCGATGAACCTCGCCGGTCTGTCGCTGGTGGGCGGCCTGATCTACATGATGGTGCGGCGCGGCTGGATCAAGCCGCCGAAGCTCGATTACGCGCGCCCCGATCGCAAGCCCGGCGACCCCGACTACGACCGCAGCGGTTATCGGCGCGAAGACTGGGCGTTCCTGTGGTCGCTCGTGCTGATCGGCATCACAGGCTTCGTGCTGAGCGGATTGCGCCTCGTGTGGTTGCAGGACCGCGCCGTGGTCTGGGATACGCGCTGGTGGTCGCCTGTCGCTGCGCTGCTCGCCGAAATCCTGCGCGGCGCGGGACTCACGGCATCGGCCGCGTACGTGTTGCGCACGGGCCTGTGGTGGTTTCACGGCGCGCTCGCACTGACGTTCATCGCGCTGATTCCGTACACGAAGGTCAAGCACATCTTCACGGCAAGCGGCTCGCTGCTGATGCGCGATCCGCTCGCGGCGCAGCGCCTGCCGAAAGTCGACGCCGACGCGCCGCGCGCCGGCTACAAGACGATCACCGACTTCACGTGGAAGCACTTGCTCAATCTCGACGCCTGCACGAAATGCGGCCGCTGCCATGAGGCGTGCCCCGCCCGCGCGGTCGGCGCGCCGCTGTCGCCGCGCGACGTGATTCTGTCGCTGCGCGAATTCGCCAACGATGCGCTGGAAAAAAACACGCTGCCCGAAGAGGTCAAGCTCGACGTGCACGGCAAGGATATCGGCCAGGTCTTCATGGAAACGGTCTGGTCGTGCCGGACCTGCATGGCGTGCGTGGAGATTTGCCCCGTCGCCGTCGAGCACGTGCCCATCATCGTGCAGCTGCGCCGCAATCTCGTCGAAGATGGCCAGATGGAGCCGCAGGTGCAAAAGACCTTGCAGGCCATTCACAAGAACGGCAACTCGTTCAACGAATCGAAGCGCAAGCGCGCCGCGTGGACCAAGTCGCTGCCCTTCCCGATCAAGGATGCGCGCAAGGAGCCCGTCGATCTGCTGTGGTTCGTCGGCGACTATGCATCGTTCGATCCGCGCAACCAGCGTGTCACGCAGACGTTCGCGACGCTGCTGCACGATATGGATGTCGATTTCGGCCTGCTGTTCGAAGGCGAAGCGAACGCGGGCAACGATGTGCGGCGCGTCGGCGAAGAAGGCCTGTACGAAGTGCTCGCGACGCAGAACATCGCGACGCTCGGCTCGTCGCAATTCCGCCGCATCGTCACCACCGACCCGCACTCGTACAACACGATCCGCAACGAGTACCCGGACTTCGGCGGCCACTTCGAGATCGAGCACTACACGAGTCTTGTCGCTCGCATGCTCGCCGATGGCCGGTTGCGCCCGAAGCGCAAGCTCGGCTATCGCGTGACCTTCCACGATCCGTGTCACCTCGGACGCTTCAACAAGGGCTACGACGCGCCGCGCCAGATCATCGAAGCGCTCGGCTGCGAACTGGTCGACATGAAGCGCTCGCGCGACAACTCGTTCTGCTGCGGCGCGGGCGGCGGCCGTATCTGGATGAACGATCCCGTCGGACAGGAAAAGCCGTCGCAGAACCGCATGAAGGAAGCGGCGGGCATCGAAGGTCTGGAAGTGTTCGTCGTGTCCTGCCCGAAAGACCTGACGATGTTCGAAGACGCGCTGAAGACGAGCGGCTACGAAGGACGCTTCGTCGTGCGCGAGCTGATCGAGCTGATCGCCGAGAGCCTCGTCGATGTCGATGGCGACGCGCCGCCCGCGGACGATGTCCGCGTCACGGCCGACGCCTGA
- a CDS encoding electron transfer flavoprotein subunit beta/FixA family protein, translating to MKILVTIKQVTSLDEDFELRDDDRDVEADFHVFDLNEWDHYALEEALRLKEGANGDGIEVVVVTVGPEHADEELRKCLAKGADRAIRIWSDELEDADPVGVARALAALARREAPDMIFAGVQASDHAYGATGMALAGLLDWPHAAVVAGLEYAPGAGTASARRELEGGAYANVTVQCPAVLTLQLGINTPRYASLRGIKQAASRPIEAVTPDALGLPAEQTGARGSLSRIRRVYVPELGRAQMIDGTPAEQAARLAGIIKELRGEA from the coding sequence ATGAAGATACTCGTCACCATCAAGCAGGTCACGTCGCTCGACGAAGATTTCGAGCTGCGTGATGACGATCGCGATGTCGAAGCGGACTTTCATGTCTTCGACCTCAACGAATGGGATCACTACGCGCTCGAAGAAGCGCTGCGGCTCAAGGAAGGCGCCAATGGCGACGGCATCGAAGTCGTCGTCGTCACCGTCGGCCCGGAGCACGCCGACGAAGAACTGCGCAAGTGCCTCGCCAAAGGCGCCGACCGCGCGATCCGCATCTGGAGCGACGAACTGGAAGACGCCGACCCCGTCGGCGTCGCGCGCGCGCTCGCCGCGCTTGCACGCCGCGAAGCGCCCGACATGATCTTCGCCGGCGTGCAGGCGTCCGACCACGCGTACGGCGCAACGGGGATGGCGCTCGCGGGTCTGCTCGACTGGCCGCACGCGGCCGTCGTCGCGGGTCTCGAATACGCGCCCGGCGCGGGCACGGCGAGCGCGCGCCGCGAACTGGAAGGCGGCGCCTATGCGAACGTCACCGTGCAATGCCCCGCCGTGCTCACGCTGCAACTGGGCATCAACACGCCGCGCTACGCGTCGCTGCGCGGCATCAAGCAGGCCGCGTCGCGGCCCATCGAAGCCGTGACGCCGGACGCACTCGGCCTGCCTGCCGAGCAAACGGGAGCACGCGGCTCGCTGTCGCGTATCCGGCGCGTGTATGTGCCCGAACTCGGCCGCGCGCAGATGATCGACGGCACGCCCGCCGAACAGGCCGCCCGCCTCGCGGGCATCATCAAGGAACTTCGGGGAGAAGCGTAA